One window of the Granulicella arctica genome contains the following:
- a CDS encoding glycoside hydrolase family 2 TIM barrel-domain containing protein, which produces MDRRDFLKTTSTVLAGAALPGVALAAEQPAYGREILPINRGWRYKPSAIEGAEAAGFDDSGFERIVIPHTNVMLPWHSFDDKDYEFISTYRRRFKTPASAKGKRVFVDFEGVMTASTVFINGTSLGEYKGGFTPFSFELTEHLKQDGENVLVVRVDSTERKDIPPFGDEIDYMTFGGIYREVSLRVVPVMYLDNLHAMPTKVMSGKPGLEVDCFLAGKLTGGKFSLEVELRDGERVVGKATKVISGTGGADPLASADPVTAAPAYASTETVKDPAKQTVSLAGLDGVKLWDLEHPQLYTVHVRLLQGGKVVDEDTRRIGFREAMFTDHGFSLNGKIIKLRGLDRHQTFPFVGQAMPARVQRKDATILRNGLHTNIVRTSHYPQSRHFLDCCDEIGLLVLEEIPGWQHIGPEPWKLVAIDNVGRMVRRDWNHPSIILWGVRINESKDDHDFYVRTNALAHDLDTTRQTGGIRYFQESEFLEDVFTMNDFGFPLKKPVHGKYLNTEFVGHTFPTKTTDDDERQREHTLRHARIHNQLASDPQYAGGIGWCAFDYNTHANFGAGDRICYHGITDIFRENKPAALFYKSQCDPAEEIVLEPAFHWANSDESTMFTKAVVCSNCDHLKFYQRDLLGDDHEWFLLAELDPDRTEFDHLTYPPFILDRTKIDHKGRHDWGDLRIDGFIKGKQVISKSLSGAGVDQKFALLPDDVALAADGADATRVVLRVTDEFGAMRTYANDPISFKLEGPGTLIGDNPFALIGGTGAVWIRAQETAGTVKLTATHPRLGSQTITVVLSAVAAEQV; this is translated from the coding sequence ATGGACCGTCGCGACTTTCTGAAGACCACAAGCACCGTACTTGCCGGGGCAGCGCTGCCCGGTGTCGCCCTTGCTGCTGAACAGCCTGCCTACGGACGCGAGATTCTGCCGATCAATCGCGGCTGGCGCTACAAGCCGAGCGCCATTGAGGGTGCTGAGGCTGCAGGGTTTGACGATTCTGGTTTTGAACGGATTGTGATTCCGCATACCAATGTGATGCTGCCCTGGCACAGCTTCGACGACAAGGATTATGAGTTCATCTCGACCTATCGGCGGCGCTTCAAGACGCCTGCCAGTGCGAAGGGCAAACGGGTCTTTGTGGACTTTGAAGGGGTCATGACGGCATCAACTGTCTTCATCAACGGAACTTCGCTTGGCGAGTACAAGGGCGGCTTCACGCCATTCTCCTTTGAACTGACAGAGCACCTAAAGCAGGATGGGGAGAATGTGCTGGTCGTGAGGGTGGACTCGACGGAGCGGAAGGACATCCCTCCGTTCGGCGACGAGATCGACTACATGACGTTTGGGGGAATCTACCGGGAGGTCTCGCTGCGCGTTGTGCCGGTGATGTACCTCGACAATCTCCATGCGATGCCAACCAAAGTGATGAGCGGCAAGCCCGGTTTGGAGGTTGACTGCTTTCTCGCGGGCAAGCTGACGGGCGGAAAGTTTTCGCTTGAGGTTGAGTTGCGGGATGGTGAGCGGGTTGTTGGGAAGGCGACCAAGGTGATCAGCGGAACAGGTGGTGCCGACCCGCTCGCTTCCGCCGATCCGGTGACGGCGGCGCCTGCGTATGCGAGTACCGAGACCGTGAAGGATCCGGCGAAGCAGACGGTTTCGCTGGCGGGACTGGATGGCGTGAAGCTCTGGGATCTGGAGCATCCGCAGCTTTATACAGTGCATGTACGGCTGCTACAGGGTGGCAAGGTTGTGGATGAGGATACGCGGCGTATCGGGTTTCGTGAGGCGATGTTTACCGATCACGGCTTCTCGCTGAACGGGAAGATTATCAAGCTGCGCGGGCTGGATCGTCATCAAACGTTTCCGTTTGTGGGTCAGGCGATGCCTGCGCGCGTCCAGCGGAAGGATGCGACGATTCTGCGGAATGGCTTGCATACGAACATCGTTCGGACGTCGCATTATCCGCAGTCTCGGCATTTTCTGGACTGTTGCGATGAGATTGGGCTACTGGTGCTGGAGGAGATTCCCGGCTGGCAGCACATCGGGCCAGAGCCGTGGAAGCTGGTCGCGATCGACAACGTTGGGCGCATGGTACGGCGGGACTGGAATCATCCTTCGATCATTCTGTGGGGCGTTCGGATCAATGAGTCGAAAGATGATCATGACTTCTACGTGCGGACGAACGCGCTGGCGCATGATCTGGATACGACACGGCAGACGGGTGGGATTCGCTACTTCCAGGAGTCGGAGTTCCTGGAGGACGTGTTCACGATGAACGACTTCGGCTTTCCGCTGAAGAAGCCGGTTCATGGGAAGTACCTGAATACTGAGTTTGTCGGCCATACCTTTCCGACCAAGACTACGGATGATGACGAACGGCAGCGGGAGCATACGCTGCGTCATGCGCGGATCCATAACCAGCTTGCGAGTGATCCGCAGTATGCAGGTGGGATCGGCTGGTGCGCGTTCGACTACAACACACATGCAAACTTTGGGGCTGGCGATCGAATCTGCTACCACGGCATCACGGACATCTTCCGGGAGAACAAGCCTGCGGCTCTGTTCTATAAGTCGCAGTGCGATCCTGCCGAGGAGATTGTGCTGGAACCGGCGTTTCACTGGGCGAACAGCGATGAATCGACCATGTTTACAAAGGCTGTCGTGTGCTCAAACTGTGACCATTTGAAGTTCTATCAGCGGGATCTTCTGGGCGATGATCACGAGTGGTTCCTGCTGGCGGAGCTTGATCCGGATCGGACGGAGTTCGACCATCTGACCTATCCGCCGTTCATCCTTGACCGCACGAAGATCGACCATAAGGGTCGCCATGACTGGGGTGATCTGCGGATCGACGGCTTTATCAAGGGTAAGCAGGTGATCTCGAAGTCGCTCTCTGGTGCAGGTGTCGATCAGAAGTTTGCGCTGCTTCCGGATGATGTGGCTTTGGCCGCTGATGGAGCGGATGCGACGCGGGTGGTGCTTCGGGTGACGGATGAGTTTGGGGCGATGCGGACGTATGCGAACGACCCTATTTCGTTCAAGCTGGAAGGGCCGGGAACACTGATTGGGGACAATCCGTTTGCGCTGATCGGAGGAACAGGGGCGGTCTGGATTCGGGCTCAGGAGACGGCTGGAACGGTGAAATTGACTGCTACGCATCCTCGGCTTGGCTCGCAGACTATTACGGTCGTTCTGAGTGCTGTTGCGGCAGAACAGGTCTGA